The DNA window cacatggaaaataaaagaaagcagaaAACAAAGCATaaaaaagcatagtaaattgaattggaaattTCAGTACTTCATACATTGATGATCAGCTGAAGACCAAATGTAACATTAAACAGAAAGAATAAGCCTATATAAAATTAGAACAGGAAACTAACAGAGCTAATAATATATTGGAGTTATGTTCAACGAAACTAAATTAGAAGCACACTAGACATAATATTCTCCTGGATATCAAATTTCACAAAATTGTCTAGCTTTTTCACGAGCAACAGGATCCAAATCCTCCTTCCATAACGGCTTTTGTTGAGATCAAAATCTTTTACCGCAGCCTGGGTCTCTGCTGATTCAGTTGTAGAGCGAATATAtcctttcttttaaaaaaaccTTGCAATGTATTGTTTAATGATGATAAATTATTTTCGATGTGCCCACTCAAACTCGCATGATGGCTTGCTTTTAATGCTTGTCTacatagataaaaaatatatataggagCTAGCAAACAGTTTTGGAAATAGTAAAAAGGaaataacaatatatttttgttaccTTTAGATCCATTAGTATAACATCTGCATCCCATTCaaaagaaatagtaaaatatgGAAACCCATACCTTTGCAGATACTGCACGCTAAGTGCATATATCTCCTACAAATTTTTAACCAGACCGAATAACTATAGAGAATTATTAAATGATAACATTATGTTAAATTGGATAATAAAGCACATATAGAATATTAAAAGCAGAAACCTCTGTAATAGAATCCATTGGGGCATTAGTGTAGAATGCATGTGAGAAGGGCGACTTTTCACATATATTCGTGTGAGCATTGAGTGCTATCAGCCAAGAATGCACATTAATCTTGTTACACCAAATATTGGAGGCTACATCAAGAATCTTGTTACACCAAGTATTGGAGGCCACATCGAGTGCGTGTTGCAACGAGGAGAATGGAGAAGCAGAAGCCATCTCCGATGCAAACTTGATGCTTCCACAGCATTCAAGCAAATCGCGCTCTTCCATAGTAATCCAAGTTGAATTTTTGTTGCAAGGTCGTGCAATTGTCATTTTGTGTGACCTACGTagcaacaaacacatcaagattTGAAAGCataattagtaatattttttataattaggaCAATTAATCAGATTCATATAaacaaatcaaaaattaaaaaattactggaatatactaacaaaaaattagttttcaTTCACTTCACACCCCAATTCAAATTATACTCTTTATCAAGAGTTAAAGATGGAATTCAAGACAGAATGTAAACCCGacgatg is part of the Arachis duranensis cultivar V14167 chromosome 1, aradu.V14167.gnm2.J7QH, whole genome shotgun sequence genome and encodes:
- the LOC107484073 gene encoding uric acid degradation bifunctional protein TTL-like produces the protein MEERDLLECCGSIKFASEMASASPFSSLQHALDVASNTWCNKILDVASNIWCNKINVHSWLIALNAHTNICEKSPFSHAFYTNAPMDSITEEIYALSVQYLQRYGFPYFTISFEWDADVILMDLKKGYIRSTTESAETQAAVKDFDLNKSRYGRRIWILLLVKKLDNFVKFDIQENIMSSVLLI